Proteins found in one Vigna radiata var. radiata cultivar VC1973A unplaced genomic scaffold, Vradiata_ver6 scaffold_83, whole genome shotgun sequence genomic segment:
- the LOC106754004 gene encoding probable tRNA N6-adenosine threonylcarbamoyltransferase: MKRMIALGFEGSANKIGVGVVTLDGTILSNPRHTYITPPGQGFLPRETAQHHLQHVLPLVKSALETAKVTPQDIDCLCYTKGPGMGAPLQVSAIVVRVLSQLWKKPIVGVNHCVAHIEMGRIVTGADDPVVLYVSGGNTQVIAYSEGRYRIFGETIDIAVGNCLDRFARVLTLSNDPSPGYNIEQLAKKGEKFIDLPYAVKGMDVSFSGILSYIEATAVEKLKNNECTPADLCYSLQETLFAMLVEITERAMAHCDTKDVLIVGGVGCNERLQEMMRIMCSERGGRLFATDDRYCVDNGAMIAYTGLLEFAHGASTSLEDSTFTQRFRTDEVKATWREANLEKLNGLAEKNI, encoded by the exons ATGAAGAGAATGATAGCTTTGGGGTTTGAGGGTTCAGCAAATAAGATTGGTGTTGGTGTGGTGACCTTAGATGGTACTATTCTGTCAAACCCACGCCACACGTACATCACTCCTCCTGGTCAAGGCTTTCTCCCCAGAGAGACAGCACAACACCATCTCCAGCATGTTCTTCCCCTTGTCAAATCCGCTCTGGAAACTGCAAAGGTCACTCCTCAGGACATCGACTGTCTCTGCTACACCAAGGGTCCTGGCATGGGAGCTCCTCTGCAAGTCTCTGCTATTGTTGTTCGTGTGCTCTCCCAGCTTTGGAAGAAGCCAATTGTTGGTGTTAATCACTGTGTGGCACACATTGAGATGGGAAGGATTGTAACCGGTGCTGATGACCCTGTTGTCTTGTATGTCAGTGGTGGCAACACTCAAGTCATTGCTTACAGTGAGGGGCGTTATAGAATCTTTGGAGAGACCATTGATATTGCTGTGGGAAATTGCTTGGATCGCTTCGCACGGGTCTTGACTCTTTCCAATGATCCAAGTCCCGGATATAACATTGAGCAG CTTGcgaaaaaaggagaaaagtttATAGACCTGCCTTATGCTGTCAAAGGGATGGATGTATCTTTTAGTGGAATCTTGAGCTATATTGAAGCAACTGCTGTTGAAAAGCTAAAGAATAATGAGTGCACGCCTGCAGATTTGTGCTACTCTTTGCAG GAGACACTGTTTGCTATGCTTGTGGAGATCACTGAGCGAGCTATGGCTCATTGTGACACAAAAGATGTTCTTATAGTTGGTGGTGTGGGTTGCAATGAGCGGTTGCAAGAGATGATGAGAATCATGTGCTCTGAACGTGGTGGAAGATTGTTTGCTACTGATGATCGGTATTGCGTTGACAATGGAGCAATGATAGCTTATACTGGTCTCCTTGAATTTGCTCATGGTGCATCAACTTCACTAGAGGATTCAACATTCACCCAGCGGTTTCGGACAGATGAAGTGAAAGCAACATGGAGAGAAGCAAATTTGGAAAAATTGAATGGGCTTGCAGAGAAGAACATTTGA